In Marivivens aquimaris, one genomic interval encodes:
- a CDS encoding SH3 domain-containing protein: MRPIATLIALMLAVSVHAEDAPSSVPEPQELGEVTNLPLPRFVSLKAQEANVRRGPSTDYRIDWVFTRRDMPLQVTAEHGHWRRVIDRDGMGGWVHYIMLSGSRTVIIDEMTPLFSMPDEDATQEAQLESGVVARIRECNVDWCKLSAGGFTGWSPKTNLWGVGETEVID; the protein is encoded by the coding sequence ATGCGTCCGATCGCAACTCTGATTGCGTTGATGCTCGCCGTTTCGGTTCACGCCGAAGACGCGCCTTCAAGCGTGCCTGAACCCCAAGAACTGGGCGAAGTGACCAACCTACCCCTTCCCCGTTTTGTCTCGCTCAAAGCGCAGGAGGCAAACGTGCGCCGCGGCCCTTCGACCGACTATCGGATCGACTGGGTGTTCACGCGCCGCGACATGCCGCTTCAGGTCACCGCCGAACATGGCCACTGGCGCCGCGTTATCGACCGTGACGGCATGGGTGGATGGGTGCATTACATCATGCTCTCGGGCAGCCGCACCGTGATCATCGACGAGATGACTCCCCTGTTTTCCATGCCCGACGAGGACGCCACGCAAGAAGCGCAGCTTGAAAGCGGCGTGGTTGCCCGCATCCGCGAATGCAACGTCGACTGGTGCAAGCTCTCCGCCGGCGGATTTACGGGCTGGAGCCCGAAAACCAATCTTTGGGGGGTGGGCGAGACCGAAGTCATAGACTAG
- a CDS encoding cation diffusion facilitator family transporter has product MPDRERTKLSISAGVLSVTVALLLVGAKLWALAATNSLSIAATLADSALDLLMSLGGLAAIIYASKPADDDHAFGHTSAEDLAALAQSVFIMVSACAIAIAAYLRLTSDAVSPVAREGAGMVVMVFSIVVTLILVAWQRYVSKRTGNKVVEADSLHYVGDLIPNMGALIALWLNAQFGLGSVDSIVALLAALLMAVGAIRIGKQAFDALMDRAASNDFIADVEKIVGEFPGVHGFHDLKTRRAGSRVFLNIHIELDGSQTLDEAHSIGAALRRAIVAARPEADVLIHKDPIGVERHPDDPRNA; this is encoded by the coding sequence ATGCCGGACAGAGAAAGAACGAAACTCTCAATCTCCGCCGGTGTCCTCTCCGTAACGGTCGCGCTGTTGCTTGTTGGCGCAAAACTCTGGGCACTTGCCGCCACGAACTCTCTATCCATCGCTGCGACCCTCGCCGATAGCGCGCTTGATCTGCTCATGTCGCTTGGCGGTCTGGCCGCGATTATATACGCATCGAAACCTGCGGACGACGATCACGCCTTCGGTCACACGTCGGCAGAAGACCTCGCAGCTTTGGCCCAATCCGTGTTCATTATGGTGTCGGCCTGCGCCATCGCCATCGCGGCTTACCTGCGCCTGACCTCGGATGCGGTGTCGCCCGTTGCACGTGAGGGCGCGGGCATGGTCGTCATGGTGTTCTCGATAGTTGTGACGCTGATCCTCGTCGCATGGCAGCGGTACGTCAGCAAACGCACTGGCAACAAGGTGGTCGAGGCCGACTCGCTCCATTACGTGGGCGACCTGATCCCCAACATGGGTGCGCTGATTGCGCTTTGGCTAAACGCGCAGTTTGGGCTGGGCTCGGTCGACAGCATCGTGGCCCTGCTCGCCGCCCTGCTCATGGCCGTGGGCGCGATCCGCATCGGCAAGCAAGCGTTCGATGCGCTGATGGACCGCGCGGCCAGCAACGATTTTATTGCTGACGTCGAAAAGATTGTTGGCGAGTTTCCCGGCGTGCATGGCTTCCATGATCTGAAAACCCGCCGTGCTGGGAGCCGCGTATTTCTGAACATCCACATCGAACTCGACGGCAGCCAGACCCTCGACGAAGCCCATTCGATTGGTGCCGCCCTTCGCCGTGCAATCGTTGCCGCCCGCCCCGAAGCAGACGTTCTGATCCACAAAGACCCGATCGGCGTGGAACGCCACCCCGACGATCCACGAAACGCTTAA